One region of Ananas comosus cultivar F153 linkage group 9, ASM154086v1, whole genome shotgun sequence genomic DNA includes:
- the LOC109715407 gene encoding LEAF RUST 10 DISEASE-RESISTANCE LOCUS RECEPTOR-LIKE PROTEIN KINASE-like 1.5 produces the protein MMYQHYKLRVKGPLRSLSRQNGIGRVWGTPTRTLTSAAAPPVRRLGFQRTPPGSPFTVFCLLRPPHERRRRRPRSGGSFGAARHACSSLYLSPRCSPRAPRIVLSFCASAALRRRWNAGDEPAASFLRRHLHLHHQPPVFTYEQLHAATGGFDARRKIGDGGFGSVFLADLGDGRLAAVKRLHRHPQSPAAAAPIRSFCNEILILSSLRHPNLVRLHGYSASPRALLLVYDYVPNGSLADHLHASPRRRSALSWSLRVDVALQTALAVEYLHFAVKPPVVHRDVTSANIFIEADMRVRLGDFGLSRLLTVPDACSTDGSRELVCCTGPQGTPGYLDPDYHRSFRLTEKSDVYSFGVVLLELVTGMRAVDGRRERREAALADLVVGKIQVGELRQVVDPALVGNGRSEAEEQAVMRSIEAAAELAFRCVAADKDDRPDARELVEELRRIHGKLQEIPSKGS, from the exons ATGATGTACCAGCACTACAAATTACGAGTCAAGGGCCCCTTACGTTCTCTTTCCCGACA GAACGGGATCGGTCGAGTTTGGGGGACGCCGACTCGGACGCTTACTTCCGCAGCTGCGCCTCCTGTGCGGCGTCTGGGCTTTCAACGGACTCCGCCTGGAAGCCCTTTCACTGTTTTTTGCCTCCTCCGCCCGCCGCatgagcggcggcggcggcggccccgcTCTGGGGGTTCCTTCGGCGCCGCGCGTCATGCGTGTTCGTCGTTATATTTATCGCCGCGCTGTTCGCCGCGCGCTCCTCGTATCGTGCTCTCGTTCtgcgcctccgccgccctccgccgccgctggaACGCTGGCGACGAGCCGGCGGCGTCGTTCTTGAGGCGGCACCTGCACCTGCACCATCAGCCGCCGGTCTTCACCTACGAGCAGCTCCACGCGGCGACTGGCGGCTTCGACGCGCGCCGCAAGATCGGCGACGGCGGCTTCGGGTCCGTCTTCCTCGCCGACCTCGGCGACGGCCGCCTCGCCGCCGTCAAGCGCCTCCACCGCCACCCCCAAtcccccgccgccgcagccCCGATCCGGTCCTTCTGCAACGAAATCCTCATCCTCTCCTCGCTCCGCCACCCCAACCTCGTCCGCCTCCACGGCTACTCCGCCTCCCCGCGCGCCCTCCTCCTCGTTTACGACTACGTCCCCAACGGCTCCCTCGCCGACCACCTCCACGCCTCCCCCCGCCGCCGCAGCGCCCTCAGTTGGAGCCTCCGTGTCGACGTCGCGCTCCAGACCGCGCTCGCCGTCGAATACCTGCACTTCGCCGTAAAACCCCCCGTCGTCCACCGCGACGTCACCTCCGCCAACATTTTCATCGAGGCCGACATGCGCGTCCGGCTCGGCGACTTCGGCCTCTCGCGCCTGCTCACGGTGCCTGACGCGTGCTCGACCGACGGCTCCAGAGAGCTCGTGTGCTGCACCGGCCCGCAGGGCACGCCCGGCTACCTGGACCCGGACTACCACCGGTCCTTCCGGCTCACGGAGAAGAGCGACGTGTACAGCTTCGGCGTGGTGCTGCTGGAGCTGGTGACGGGCATGCGGGCGGTGGACGGGAGGAGGGAGCGGAGGGAGGCGGCGCTGGCGGACTTGGTGGTGGGGAAGATTCAGGTCGGGGAGCTGCGCCAGGTGGTGGACCCAGCGTTGGTGGGGAATGGGAGGAGCGAGGCGGAGGAGCAGGCGGTGATGCGGAGCATTGAGGCGGCCGCTGAGCTGGCGTTTAGGTGTGTGGCTGCTGATAAGGATGACCGGCCGGATGCGAGGGAGCTGGTCGAGGAGCTGAGGCGGATCCACGGTAAACTACAGGAGATTCCCAGTAAAGGGTCTTAG